The nucleotide sequence TTTTTCAACGCCTTGTACTCCATGCTCAACAGCAGTCATGTTGACGCCATTAGTTATTGCTTCAGTCCACATGAAACAAGGGATTTTAGCTTTGATGCTATTGGTTCCTATTGGCATAGCTCCCAGAGAATGAGCATGTCTGGGCCAGTTGCCATTATTCGTTCCTGCTATGCCTAATTTTCCGACCAACAGAGGCAACATGAATATTGCCCGAGAGGTTTGCTCTCCATTTGCTTGACGTTGCGGTCCCCATCCTTGAGTGATATATGGCGCATTAGCGGCTGCAAGTTTATCGGCTAATTTAATAATGTTTAGTTCTGGAATACCGGTTATTTCAGCAGCCCATTTTGGCGTTTTTGCTATACCATCATCACTGTTACCAAGAATATATGACTTATAGTCAGCATTAGCAGGAGCGCTAGTAGGTAGAGTTTTTTCATCAAAACCGACACAATACTTATCTAAGAATGCCTGATCATGTTGGTTCTGAGAAATAAGTTGATAAGCGAGAGCCTCACATAATGCTGCGTCAGTGCCTGGTCTAATGGCCAACCATGTATGCTCTTTACCCAAAGCAGATTCAGAATATCTAGGATCGACAATAATGGCTTCCACCTGCTGACAAGCCAGAGAATAATCTAAGCCTCCACCACTACCACTCATTCTCGTTTCAGATGGATTAAAACCGAAAGACAAGATGAGATCGCTATTATTCATTTGCTTATAAGCGCTGGAGCTCATGTCACCAAAAGTATACACCGAAGCCGGTGCAATCTGAGCCGCGCTATAGGAGCCATACATATCTAAAAAGCCCCCTAACAAATTCAATAATCGTTTGGAAGATTCTCGACCACCGGCCCTGAATTGGTTGGTCCCTGATGCATACTGCCAATAAATGGCATCATTGCCATAGGTATCAATTACTCGTCTCAACTCAGAGGCTATGGTTGAATAGGCCTCATCCCAACTAATAGGTATGAACTTGCCTTCCCCTCGCTTACCGACCCTTTTCATGGGTACTTTTAAGCGATCATTTGCATAAATTTTTTGACGACTAGCTCGTCCTCTAAGGCAAGCTCTGGACTGTAACTCCACTCCTTTATCAGTACCTAGGTTATCGCTTTCAACTCGGGTCACTACGCCATCTTGGCTTATTACTTTCAGTGCACAAGACGCTGCGCAGTTACAGGTACAAGATGACCAGTTCATCTGCTCTTCGGTTAATGGCGGTTGTGGCGGCACCACATTCACCTCATCCGAGTCCGTCTTACACCCCACCACTGTCGCCGCACAACCCAGTGCCGCACTCGCCTTCAAAAAACTTCTACGTTCCATTGTTATTTCCTCTTGCAATTTAACGCAGTCTGTAGCTAAACGACAACATCACTTGGTGTGCGTTATAGTCATGGTTGATATCACCCAAGGTCACCAAACCCGGGACACTGTTTACGTCCGTTACCGCACCATCGGTGTCGTAGTAACGCTCATACCGATAACTCAGTTTCAACGCCATCTGCTCATTCAGCGCATAGTCCGCATACACACTCGCACTGTGGTTGTAGCTGTAGTAATCACCACCCGGGTAGCTCTTTTCTAAAGCGTTCGCATCTGCCGTCACATAGGTGTCACTTATCGAGTTACTAAACAGGTAATCAAGCCCTAAAGTCAGCTTGTCTTGCATTAAGCCCCCGTAGCTTAATCCCGCCCCTAAGTTGATAAACTCATCCTCAATGTCGCTGTACCAGTCAGGACTGCTATAGGCTTGGCTTCCCGCCTGATTCGAGTTAATCCACTGCTGACCCGCAAAACCGTACCCGCTCACATGCTCACTCAACTGCACGCTCACATTGATGTCATAGCCATAATCTTCCGATTCGGTTAAGCCGATTTGCGTCTCGTCATAGTCATCCTTGGCGTAGCGGGTACTCACATCCACGCTCAGCCAATTCAGTGGCGTATGGTTGATGCTCAACTCCACCGCATTTCTGCTGCGGTCGGCTAAGTAGTACTTGCGCATCAAGGCGTTCTCTTCAGAAGAGGTCAGCGCGTTAGTCTCATACTCAGACCCGCTGCGATTGGCATGCTCTGCTTTGAGCTTGATGTTGAAATTGTCGAACGCCCGCACGTTAAAGCGCATCCACAAACTGTCATCCTCAGTCTGCTCACGCTCACTGAAACTGCGCTCCACCTCTTTACGCTCATAGCCCGCTTGCACACGGTAACCACTGGCGATGCGGTAACTACCATTAACCTTGTAGGTGTTGCGCTCGATATCTTGGGGCACATTTTGTCTAAACGCGCCAGTGACACTGTTGAAATGGTACTGGGCGAATTCTGCTACCGAACTTTGATTGTCACGCTCGCTGTAATCGATGCTGCCGCCTAAGCGCAGGCGCGGCGTTATCATCGAGGTCACCGCCAAATGACCGTCTAAGGTATCCACTTGACCGTCCCAGCTTTGCAGCGGGTTGCCACTCATCTGGATAAGGTCTTCATCCTGTATCATGCGGCCACTGATAACACGGCCGCTCAGCACTGTGCTGTTTAATCGGTATTGACCCGATAGCGACACTTGGTGCGCTTGGTTATCTGGGGTGGCGGCAAACACATCATCGAGGTAGGGCAAGCTCAAATCGCCTATCTTGTTCTCATAAAAGCTGCCGAAATAACTCAACTCGGTGAGCCAGTTGTCACCACTAAGTCCCAGCCCGGCATCCCACTGTTTCGTTGTCGAGTCCACCGGCAGGCCGAAATTAGTTGGGCGTGGCGTCACGATACTGCTCGACTGGTACCCCGTCTTCGCTTCCTGGCTGTAGTGCACAAAACCGCTGTAGAAATCACGGCCGTACTCCAGCCCTAGGCCCACCTTCTCCCGCTCAAGGGCCAGGTCAAACACATTAATGTGCTCACTTGGGGTTAACACCCCGTCGTTGTGCCACAACTTACTCTGCACATCCCCCGCATCAAACGTCTTGATGCTGCTGTAATCCAACCCGAGCTGGTAATGCCCCGCTTTACCCACCGCTAAGGTCGCAAAGCTGTTGTCCATCCCCAGCTGATGGGCCTGCATATTGGCCTGATAGCCAGTACCGCTGCGATAAGCCACATCCCCACTGACCGCGCCTATCGCGCCATCTTCACCCGTGCCCAGCGCATTACCCGCATGTGCATCGTCAATGTCGTTGTAGCCCGCTGACACCGACACTAGGCCCCGGTATCCACTATTATCACCACAGCGTTGGCACTCGTACTTGCTGGTATTAACCTTGCTCGTGTTGGCCTTGCTCACCGCAAAGTCCGCCGCCATGCTTGACCCTGACATCGCCAATATCGACAGGGTTATCACATTCAATTTAAATGACATACTCAAAGCTCCATTAACGTTGCAGCAAGCTGCCTGAAGGATGGTTAGACCCGTGGATTTGACTGTGGCAATTCAAACAACTCTTGCCACCACCGAAGGCGTCCATCCCCGGCTCCACCACCACTCGACTGGCATGACCGTCGTTGGCGTGACACTGCTGACACAACTGCGGCGCACGACTATTAAGCAACTCCTCGTTCACACTGCCGTGAGGGTTATGACAGGTCACACAGTTTTCCGTCACCGGGGCATGCTCCCACAAGAATGGCCCCCGCTTTTCAGCGTGACAGCTGTAGCAGGTATCATTAATACTCGGCTTGTTTAAGGCACTCTCGCTCATCGAGCCATGGGGAGTGACAGTCGATACAGGTCATCTGGTCCCACTTAAGTGGATGCGATGAACGCTTACTCATGTCGGCTTTTTCTTGGCTGTGGCAAGACGTACAAGTGTCATTGACACTCAGCTTGTCCATCACAGGGTCTGTGGCACTGTGCACCACATGGCAGTCGGCGCAGGCTATCTCTTCTAAGTTATGAGTACTGCTGTGCCACGCCATCTGCTCGGCATCTTGATGGCAACCCTGACACACGCTGTTCTGCGCACTGGCAGACAATTGACTCTCAGGACCAAAGCTAATCATCGGCTCTTTGCCGCCCTTAAAGTGTTGACCTTGAGGACCGTGGCAGGCTTCACACTGCAGCCCAGCCATCGGAGAATCGACCGCACTCTCTTGGCCATGAACCCCATCAAAAAGAGCCATCACAGCCTCATTTTTGCGGTGACACATCAGGCAGGAATCCGCCCCTTTAGCAGAGTACTCACCCGCTGCAAACTTCTGCTCCAGTGTTAACTCCAACTGCTCAGGCGATAACGCACTCCATGGCGCGGCTTGAACGCAAATAAAGCCATTTACACCGATTATTGCACCCAATAAAAATAGATAATTCCGATACCACTTCATAGCAACACCTTTAATGCAAACCAGTTGCATGTTTATACACAGGGGAAAACAATGTTGTATTTATGGTATGGAAAATATGAAAAATTAATATAGATTTGTCTTAGATAGAAACGTCAAATGTGATTTAAATCAATATCCATAATAGCAAATAGAATATTATCATTAAATATAGAACAATAGATTAAAACCACATGATTGATTATAAGGTAAGACCCTCAATATTCACCAAATCGATTATAGAGCATTGCAACTCAATAAATTTCATTATGCCAAACGAGTTTTTAAATGTATTAAATCTAGATGATAACGATCTCATTAGCATGAAGATGGTAACAAAAGGACTAGAGTATATTGAGCAACACTCTAATAACGAAAACTTCTACATGGAATTTATTCCTGTCATTGAAAACCGTTGGATTAACTTTTTTAATTCTCATGTTAAAGAATCATTCACCCAAGCGGAGAGGATAGTTAATCTTTATAAGGTATATCCTGGAAGAATGGCCAGTGTTAATTGGGAACTAAAAGAGACAGACACTAACCTATCCCTTGTTGCTAGAAGAACCAGTGAAAAGTCATGCTCTAAATTTGATGATCTGAACTTATACAACTTTGCATCTAAAATACTAAATGACTCTAAGCTAGATGAATTAAACCCTATATCTGTCTCTCTTCCATTTAACCGACGATTTTATGGAAAATATACAAATATTTTTCATAATGTGTCATTTGACGCTATTGATATGTCTATCACAGTAAAGAAGACAAATGAAGAGATAGAAAGCAAAAAAATATTTAAAGTAAAAAAGTGTGAAGTAGGAGTTTATTTTAAAATGATTGGGGCTGCAAACATGATCCCCATACACAATTTAGATCTTTCATCTTTGTCTTTTATTCTAGGGCTATCGACAAGAAGTTTACAACGGACATTAAAGGACTCAGGACTATCAGCTAGCAATATAATTAGAGATGTAAGATTTAACCATGCAAGAAGAAACTTTTTAAAGAATAACTATAATATTAAGAAAACATCATTAGAGTGTGGTTTTAAAGAGCAGGGGCAATTAACAAAGCTGTTTTTTGAAACATCAGGAATGACCCCTAGTCAATATAAACAACTTATTGGAAAATAAATTAATGGTGACCCATATTACTGCCTAAAGTTCTTTTTTGACGCCTAACATCGTCGAGTTGTCGCGATGCAAAGAGTAAACGCTCACTTTTAATCCTAACTTCACTATCAGGGTAAAATTCATCACAATTGAGTTGTTCAGCATAATGTCGTGATAAAGTTAGCACTAATTGCTCCGCTTGATTTAACTCACCTCCTTGTACTTCTTTAACAAACAGCAGTAAAAAGCCGTCAAACAAGGCTAAGAACACTTGAACCACATCCAACTCGACAGCCTTCAGCCTATGGCTATCATGCATTAATGCCGCAATTACATGAGCGACCGTACCGATATTAGTTGCACCAATAAACAGGTCTAATATTTTAGGATCTTGTCTGAAAAAAATCACCAGTTGATCTGCAAATTGTGCTTTTTCCCACTGTTCACCTACGGCACGAATAACACTCATATGATCACCTGAATAATCGCATTGACATAGGCACCAATTTGAATTGATTCGATAATACAGCTTCAAAATCTTCAGCTAATAGGGCGATTCCTTTATAAAAATCGGTAGTGGCATGGGTTTTGGCTAACTGTAAGCAGCGCCCTGACCAGGGAAGCATATGTCGCTGAAGCAGTACCACTAAAGTCTCTTTAGCTTGCTGATTTTCTGGCTCAAGCAGTAGCATACCTAGCAACTGATCAATGACGCCATAAAACAAGCCTATATGATCTAGAGGTTGATGGTAATCGAGTTTAAAACTGATCTCATGTTGCTTATAGAACGCCATAAGCTCTAGGGTCGATTTATCGTTAAGCAGCTGTTGCTCACCTACGTAAACAGAGCCCCAAGGCATCGCTGTTGGTTCACCAGGGCCGAAGAAGAGTTGCCCATAATCGAGTTTTAACTCAGTTAACTGCTCAGGCTTCCACTGGCTAAAAAATGCCTGCAACAATACTTTACCCTGTCGATTATTCTCTGATCCTGCCAGCTGTGGCCAACTTTCATCTAACCGATCTTCAACGAAGGTATGTATCATCTCTTCACTTGGGTAGCTCAAGAAGACATTATGTAGAACACGTGCAATCCCTTGCAGCTCTTGATTGCTATTTATAGGTTCTATTTGCATATTCAACTCTCAATTAAAATGGCGTTCTATGAACATAGGGCTCAAAAAAGAGCCCTAATACCATCGCTAAAAATTACACTTCAGTTGGATTAAGGATCTTACCTTCACCACTGCCAGCCGGACGACCGTGTACATTGGCCTTGATAATAAGATTTGGTGAGGTAATTGAAGGAGATGGTAAAGGCGCGATATGCCCATCACCGTCACCATATTTAGCACGTAGGTTCTCCATAGTATCGAAGTCCAGTGCACGCAGCGGGCAAGACTCGACACATATTGGCTTACGACCTTCAGCAATTCGCTCGAAACAACCATCACACTTGGTCATCACCTTACGTTCGCGATCGATTTGCGGCGCATCATAGGGACAAGCACGGGCACAGCTTTCACAGCCGATACACAGGTCTTGAGCAACAAGCACTAAACCATCTTCGCGGCGCTTATGCATGGCACCTGTCGGGCAAGCTTTAACACACACAGGCTCAGAGCAGTGGTTACAACCGATCGACATATAGTAAGCAAACACATTTTGCTCAAAACAGCCGTTATTACCTTTAGTCCACTCTCCACCACCGTACTCATACACCCGGCGCCAAGTTACGCCCTCAAGTGCAGGTAGAGTGTTACCCTCTGGATTACTATTGTTACGAATTTCATTGCTTTGACGGTCTTTGCAAGACACATGACAGGCTTTACAGCCAGAGCACTTAGTGCTGTCTACATAAAAACCATACTGAGTTGATTGAGTCATAATTAACTGCTCTCTTAAATCTTTTTAATGGCAACACGGTTAGTGTGCTGTGGGTTGCCTTTAGCGACTGGGCTTGGCTGATAGCGAGTTAGCGTGTTAATCGCACCGCCTTCATCAATAATGTGGCCTGTACTACCCATAGTGTTACCTGGTTTAAACCAAGCACCTTGCCCTAGCGCTAACACGCCAGGTGCCACACGTGGCGTGATGCGAACTTTAACGGCAATCGATCCTCGCTCGTTGTACATCTCGATTTCGTCACCTGAGCTCAAACCTTGCTCAGACGCATCCATTGGATTAACCCAAACCGCATCTTCTACCGCTTCACGAAGCCAAGGTACATTGTGATAACTTGAGTGAGTACGACCCTTAGTGTGGTAACCCGCTAACTGGAACGGATAATCAGTACTGGTTTCCTCATCTTCATAACCATCCCAAGTGACTGTGTACTGAGGAATCGCTGTGATCGTGTCACCTTTAACTGCGGTGCTTGACTCTTGATCCCAGTTAGCCGCACGCCATGCAAGTTCAGCTGAGTAGATCTCAATCTTGCCGCTTGGAGTTGATAGCGGCTTGCCACCTTTAATGTAGCTCTCAAGCGCAACATGCTTGTCGTTCATGTTCTTACGGAAGAAGCCAATCTCTTGCGCCTCTTTGTAAGTCGCAGGAAATGCAGGGTAAACCCCTAAATTGTTACTGTTGTCTTTGGTTTTTTGGTAAAGCTCTTCAAGCCACTGCTCTTCAGTCTTACCTTCAGTGAATTCCGCTTCACAACCCATGTACTTAGCAATCAGTGCCGATGCTTCATACATAGACTTACAGTCCCACATTGGCTCAATCGCTGACTTCATTGCAGTGATATAACCCAAAGCGCCAGATGCATAGCTGTCGTTAACTAAATCATTTGACTCTAACCAGCTAGTGTCAGGCAGGATGATATCAGCAAACTTAGCCCCCGGCGTCATCCAGCAATCACAACTCACAATAAGCTCAACACCGGTTTCATCTTCTAAGATTTTGGCGGTATTGTTGATCTCTGAGTGCTGGTTCAATAGCGAGCTATCAGATGCAGAAATAATGACCTTGATGTTAGTACCAAGCGGTGTGTCTAGACCGTCAGTACCGCGAACCCCGTGACTACGTGCAGTCATGGTTTCGCCATTGTGAATCGCTTCAGACCAAGTAAAGAATGAGATACTTTCTTTAACTGGGTTGCTACCTGTCGGAATTCCGGCACGAGACATACTGCTCATGAATGGTAGTTCACCATTAGATGAACCTAACGTACCTAACTTGCCCGTTAATACAGACAACACGTACAGAGCACGCATGCTCTGCTCACCATTGGCCTGACGGTTAACACCTGCACCAACCACGATATATGGCGCTGTGGCATTCTGTAGGTCTGTGGCAATTTGCTCTAACTGCGCCGCTGGAATACCAGTGATCTTTTCTGCCCACTCAAGGTTTTTAAGCGGCTGATCCGCATAAATCCCCTGACTTAGAATGTAGTCACGGTAGTTCTCTTCCGGCTTCATCACCTTGGCATATTCTTGCTTGGTGGCATCACCGCTTGCTGCAAAAATCTCTTGTTGTGCAGCAATAGAGGCCGCATCAAAACCTACCGCATACTTATTGATAAACGCGAGAGAGTTATCATCAACCCAACCAGAGCTAATCATCTGATAAGCGATCGCTTCAGCAAATGCTGCATCGGTACCTGGACGAATAGGCAACCACTTAGACTCTTTACCTAACATAGAGTCGGTGTAGCGAGGATCTATCATCACAACTTTCAAGCCATTGCTCTTTTGCAGCGCCTTTAAGTAATCATAACCTTCGCCTGAACCAGACTGACGAATTTCACTTGGGTTATAAGCCACACCTAATAGGAAATCACTGTTGGCTAAGGTGACCGTTGAAGAACCTGTAGTACTGCCCGTACCGAAGGTATGCTTCGCCGCTTCCATCTGCTGTGCCCAAGAGTAGTTACCATAGGCATTGAGGCAGCCACCATTTAGGTTAAACAGACGGTTGAAACAAGCATTTGATGCAAAGCCATAGTAAGCACCAGAGCCATAGCTACGGAAAATCGCCTTGTTACCGTGTTCAGCAATCACAGAAGTTAGTTTAGTACCGATAGTTTTAGCCGCTTCATCCCAGCTAATGGGCACAAACTTACCTTCACCACGCTTACCAACACGCTTCATCGGTGTTTTTAAACGATCAACAGCATAGGTGCGCTGACGCAATGAACGACCACGAGCACAGGCGCGCACTTGATAGATATCATCGCCATCAACCACATCATGATCGGTTTCGACGCGAGTAATAACACCATCACGACTGAACACCTTAACCGGACAGTTAGAGCCACAGTTAACTAAACAAGATGACCAGCTAATTTGCTCTTCACCTACAGGTGGCGTTGGCGGCACGACATTGGCGTCATCTGAACTGGTTTTACAGCCTGCGACACTTGCTGCACAACCCAAAGCTGCACTCATTTTTAAGAAACTTCTACGTTCCATCAATATATCCTCTTGCGATTTCCGCACTGCGCCTTAGCGCAACAAATAGCTAAACGACAGCATCACTTGGTGCGCGTTATAGTCATGATTAAGCTCACCCAAAGTGGTTAGCCCGGGCACAGTATTGATGCCCATTTGGGCGCCATCTGTGTCGTAATAACGTTCGTATTGATAGCTCAACTTCAAGGCCATCTTTGGACTCAAGGCATAATCGGCGTACATACTCACGCTGTGGTTATAGGCGAAGTAATCACCGTATTGCAGTGCGCTGTTTGTCACCGCACTACCATCGAGGTAGGTATCACTGATTGAGTTACTGAACAGGTAATCGCCGCCTAACGTCAGCTTGTCTTCCATCAAGCCGCCGTAGCTAATTCCTGCACCTAAATTGATAAACTCATCTTGGATATCTGCTTGCCAATCCGGAGCGCTAAAGCTCTGGCTACCAGCTTGTGTAGAGTCGATCCATTGCTGACCAGCAAAACCATAAGCCGATAAGTCTTTACTCAGCTGCAGGCTAATGTTGAGGTCGTAACCATAGTCTTGGGACTCGGTTAAACCGATAATAGTCACGTCATAATCATCAATCGCATAACGACCGACCAGATCGATACTCACCCAAGACAGCGGTGAATGATTTAGCTTAAGCTCAACTGCGTTACGGGTACGATCCGCAAGGTAGTACTTACGCATCAAGATATTATCTTCAGATGAAGTTAGTTCATTCACTTCATACTCACTGCCACCAC is from Shewanella sp. MTB7 and encodes:
- a CDS encoding DMSO/selenate family reductase complex A subunit codes for the protein MERRSFLKASAALGCAATVVGCKTDSDEVNVVPPQPPLTEEQMNWSSCTCNCAASCALKVISQDGVVTRVESDNLGTDKGVELQSRACLRGRASRQKIYANDRLKVPMKRVGKRGEGKFIPISWDEAYSTIASELRRVIDTYGNDAIYWQYASGTNQFRAGGRESSKRLLNLLGGFLDMYGSYSAAQIAPASVYTFGDMSSSAYKQMNNSDLILSFGFNPSETRMSGSGGGLDYSLACQQVEAIIVDPRYSESALGKEHTWLAIRPGTDAALCEALAYQLISQNQHDQAFLDKYCVGFDEKTLPTSAPANADYKSYILGNSDDGIAKTPKWAAEITGIPELNIIKLADKLAAANAPYITQGWGPQRQANGEQTSRAIFMLPLLVGKLGIAGTNNGNWPRHAHSLGAMPIGTNSIKAKIPCFMWTEAITNGVNMTAVEHGVQGVEKLENSIKFIWNYAGNTMINQHSDTFGTAKILEDESLCEFILVHDVQMTPSAMYADILLPDVMDLEQHDIVANPGTDMETIIAMTSSVKPPFDVKSCFEVCLELAKRMGVEDGFTEGRSYQQWVEFVYESSRKRNPALPTYQEVIEQGLVKVSQSGEGIVMDKFIASPVENALNTPSGKIEIYSERLAQMSENWVLPEGDIISAIPKFCDTWEGARDTVTQEKYPLQMIGHHTKGRTHSSFHNIPWLREAVEDAVWMNPIDADSRGLKSGDTVIVNSKRGSVRTVTKVTPRIMPGVTSLPQGAWFKPENGVDIGGNINSITSLRPSPLAKGNPQHTNLVQIKKA
- a CDS encoding MtrB/PioB family decaheme-associated outer membrane protein, coding for MSFKLNVITLSILAMSGSSMAADFAVSKANTSKVNTSKYECQRCGDNSGYRGLVSVSAGYNDIDDAHAGNALGTGEDGAIGAVSGDVAYRSGTGYQANMQAHQLGMDNSFATLAVGKAGHYQLGLDYSSIKTFDAGDVQSKLWHNDGVLTPSEHINVFDLALEREKVGLGLEYGRDFYSGFVHYSQEAKTGYQSSSIVTPRPTNFGLPVDSTTKQWDAGLGLSGDNWLTELSYFGSFYENKIGDLSLPYLDDVFAATPDNQAHQVSLSGQYRLNSTVLSGRVISGRMIQDEDLIQMSGNPLQSWDGQVDTLDGHLAVTSMITPRLRLGGSIDYSERDNQSSVAEFAQYHFNSVTGAFRQNVPQDIERNTYKVNGSYRIASGYRVQAGYERKEVERSFSEREQTEDDSLWMRFNVRAFDNFNIKLKAEHANRSGSEYETNALTSSEENALMRKYYLADRSRNAVELSINHTPLNWLSVDVSTRYAKDDYDETQIGLTESEDYGYDINVSVQLSEHVSGYGFAGQQWINSNQAGSQAYSSPDWYSDIEDEFINLGAGLSYGGLMQDKLTLGLDYLFSNSISDTYVTADANALEKSYPGGDYYSYNHSASVYADYALNEQMALKLSYRYERYYDTDGAVTDVNSVPGLVTLGDINHDYNAHQVMLSFSYRLR
- a CDS encoding helix-turn-helix transcriptional regulator, encoding MPNEFLNVLNLDDNDLISMKMVTKGLEYIEQHSNNENFYMEFIPVIENRWINFFNSHVKESFTQAERIVNLYKVYPGRMASVNWELKETDTNLSLVARRTSEKSCSKFDDLNLYNFASKILNDSKLDELNPISVSLPFNRRFYGKYTNIFHNVSFDAIDMSITVKKTNEEIESKKIFKVKKCEVGVYFKMIGAANMIPIHNLDLSSLSFILGLSTRSLQRTLKDSGLSASNIIRDVRFNHARRNFLKNNYNIKKTSLECGFKEQGQLTKLFFETSGMTPSQYKQLIGK
- a CDS encoding TorD/DmsD family molecular chaperone, which codes for MQIEPINSNQELQGIARVLHNVFLSYPSEEMIHTFVEDRLDESWPQLAGSENNRQGKVLLQAFFSQWKPEQLTELKLDYGQLFFGPGEPTAMPWGSVYVGEQQLLNDKSTLELMAFYKQHEISFKLDYHQPLDHIGLFYGVIDQLLGMLLLEPENQQAKETLVVLLQRHMLPWSGRCLQLAKTHATTDFYKGIALLAEDFEAVLSNQFKLVPMSMRLFR
- a CDS encoding DMSO/selenate family reductase complex B subunit; this encodes MTQSTQYGFYVDSTKCSGCKACHVSCKDRQSNEIRNNSNPEGNTLPALEGVTWRRVYEYGGGEWTKGNNGCFEQNVFAYYMSIGCNHCSEPVCVKACPTGAMHKRREDGLVLVAQDLCIGCESCARACPYDAPQIDRERKVMTKCDGCFERIAEGRKPICVESCPLRALDFDTMENLRAKYGDGDGHIAPLPSPSITSPNLIIKANVHGRPAGSGEGKILNPTEV
- a CDS encoding DMSO/selenate family reductase complex A subunit — encoded protein: MERRSFLKMSAALGCAASVAGCKTSSDDANVVPPTPPVGEEQISWSSCLVNCGSNCPVKVFSRDGVITRVETDHDVVDGDDIYQVRACARGRSLRQRTYAVDRLKTPMKRVGKRGEGKFVPISWDEAAKTIGTKLTSVIAEHGNKAIFRSYGSGAYYGFASNACFNRLFNLNGGCLNAYGNYSWAQQMEAAKHTFGTGSTTGSSTVTLANSDFLLGVAYNPSEIRQSGSGEGYDYLKALQKSNGLKVVMIDPRYTDSMLGKESKWLPIRPGTDAAFAEAIAYQMISSGWVDDNSLAFINKYAVGFDAASIAAQQEIFAASGDATKQEYAKVMKPEENYRDYILSQGIYADQPLKNLEWAEKITGIPAAQLEQIATDLQNATAPYIVVGAGVNRQANGEQSMRALYVLSVLTGKLGTLGSSNGELPFMSSMSRAGIPTGSNPVKESISFFTWSEAIHNGETMTARSHGVRGTDGLDTPLGTNIKVIISASDSSLLNQHSEINNTAKILEDETGVELIVSCDCWMTPGAKFADIILPDTSWLESNDLVNDSYASGALGYITAMKSAIEPMWDCKSMYEASALIAKYMGCEAEFTEGKTEEQWLEELYQKTKDNSNNLGVYPAFPATYKEAQEIGFFRKNMNDKHVALESYIKGGKPLSTPSGKIEIYSAELAWRAANWDQESSTAVKGDTITAIPQYTVTWDGYEDEETSTDYPFQLAGYHTKGRTHSSYHNVPWLREAVEDAVWVNPMDASEQGLSSGDEIEMYNERGSIAVKVRITPRVAPGVLALGQGAWFKPGNTMGSTGHIIDEGGAINTLTRYQPSPVAKGNPQHTNRVAIKKI